The following coding sequences are from one Streptomyces sp. V3I7 window:
- a CDS encoding secondary thiamine-phosphate synthase enzyme YjbQ, protein MPDSFTTRVLNVATGSRERVVDITADCEAFLREAASGRDGLLNIFVPHATAGIAVIETGAGSDDDLLTALHTLLPADDRWQHRHGSPGHGRDHVLPAIVPPYATLPVLGGQLELGTWQSVCLVDTNVDNTNRQVRLGFLG, encoded by the coding sequence ATGCCAGATTCCTTCACCACCCGAGTGCTGAACGTCGCCACCGGCTCCCGCGAGCGCGTCGTCGACATCACCGCCGACTGCGAGGCCTTCCTGCGCGAGGCGGCGTCCGGCCGTGACGGCCTCCTCAACATCTTCGTCCCGCACGCGACGGCCGGAATCGCCGTGATCGAAACCGGCGCCGGCAGCGACGACGACCTCCTGACCGCCCTGCACACCCTGCTCCCGGCCGACGACCGCTGGCAACACCGCCACGGCAGCCCCGGCCACGGTCGCGACCACGTCCTCCCGGCGATCGTCCCCCCGTACGCGACGCTGCCGGTCCTGGGCGGGCAACTGGAGCTGGGGACGTGGCAGTCGGTGTGTCTGGTGGACACGAATGTCGACAATACGAACCGTCAGGTGCGGCTGGGCTTCCTCGGCTGA
- a CDS encoding aldehyde dehydrogenase: MDTYTEHTSLYIDGDQQQPLSTDTYTVVSPSTEEEIGRVPVAGAKDVDLAVAAARRALDTPGAAWAASTPAERADVMERFAAAIEARADELGRLVSRQNGMPIAMSPLVNAYSPAAILRYYAGLARTLEWEERRPSFTGTTTLVRRERVGVVAAIVPWNYPQALAMMKIAPALAAGCAVVLKPALETSLDAYILAEAAAEAGLPPGVLNIVPGGLEAGEALVAHPGVDKVAFTGSTPAGRAIAEVCGRLLRPVTLELGGKSAAIVLDDADLTAVAAGLAGASFANNGQTCYLSTRILAPVSRYDEVLDAVSTLASNLPVGDPLDPATAVGPLVSARQRERVEGYIASARSDGARLTAGGGRPAHTERGWYVEPTVFGDVRPEMTIAREEIFGPVLTVTPYASDDEAVALANDSEFGLGGTVWSADEERGTAIARRVRTGTIGVNGYGLDLHSPFGGRGASGLGRELGPEGLSAYLEWKSVYLPS; this comes from the coding sequence ATGGACACGTACACAGAGCACACCTCCCTCTACATCGACGGCGACCAACAACAGCCGCTCAGCACGGACACGTACACCGTCGTCTCGCCCTCCACCGAGGAGGAGATCGGCCGCGTACCCGTGGCGGGCGCGAAGGACGTCGACCTGGCGGTGGCCGCGGCCCGCCGCGCCCTCGACACCCCGGGCGCCGCCTGGGCCGCTTCGACCCCGGCCGAACGCGCTGACGTCATGGAGCGGTTCGCGGCCGCCATCGAGGCCCGCGCCGACGAACTGGGCCGCCTGGTCAGCCGTCAGAACGGCATGCCCATCGCGATGTCCCCGCTGGTCAACGCCTACAGCCCGGCCGCCATCCTGCGCTACTACGCGGGACTCGCCCGGACCCTGGAGTGGGAGGAGCGGCGCCCCTCCTTCACCGGCACCACCACCCTTGTACGCCGTGAACGGGTCGGTGTGGTGGCGGCGATCGTGCCGTGGAACTACCCTCAGGCCCTCGCGATGATGAAGATCGCCCCCGCACTGGCTGCGGGCTGCGCTGTCGTCCTCAAGCCCGCGCTGGAAACTTCCCTGGATGCTTACATCCTCGCCGAGGCCGCCGCCGAGGCGGGCCTTCCGCCCGGTGTGCTGAACATCGTGCCCGGCGGCCTCGAAGCGGGCGAGGCCCTGGTCGCGCACCCCGGTGTCGACAAGGTGGCCTTCACCGGCTCCACCCCGGCCGGCCGCGCCATCGCCGAGGTCTGCGGGCGGCTGCTGCGCCCCGTCACGCTGGAGCTGGGCGGCAAGTCCGCGGCCATCGTCCTGGACGACGCGGATCTCACGGCCGTCGCAGCGGGCCTGGCGGGCGCCTCCTTCGCCAACAACGGCCAGACCTGCTACCTCAGCACCCGCATCCTGGCCCCGGTCAGCCGCTACGACGAGGTCCTCGACGCGGTCTCCACTCTCGCCTCCAACCTCCCGGTCGGCGATCCGCTGGACCCGGCCACCGCCGTCGGCCCACTCGTCTCCGCCCGCCAGCGCGAGCGCGTCGAGGGCTACATCGCCTCCGCCCGTTCAGACGGGGCCCGTCTCACCGCGGGCGGCGGCCGCCCCGCGCACACCGAGCGCGGCTGGTACGTCGAACCGACGGTCTTCGGCGACGTACGCCCGGAGATGACCATCGCCCGCGAGGAAATCTTCGGCCCCGTCCTCACCGTCACTCCGTACGCCTCCGACGACGAGGCGGTGGCCCTCGCCAACGACTCCGAGTTCGGCCTCGGCGGCACCGTCTGGTCCGCCGACGAAGAGCGGGGCACGGCCATCGCCCGCCGGGTCCGCACCGGCACCATCGGCGTCAACGGCTACGGCCTGGACCTCCACTCCCCCTTCGGCGGCCGGGGCGCCAGCGGCCTGGGCCGCGAACTCGGCCCCGAGGGCCTCAGCGCCTACCTGGAGTGGAAGTCGGTCTACCTGCCGTCCTGA
- a CDS encoding long-chain fatty acid--CoA ligase, whose product MKSTMMDRELQVSDLLRHGQRVHASSRVVRCSQDGSEHGTFAETAETAELLAAALSRLGVGRGDRVATLAWNTPEHLAAYFAIPSMGAVLHTLNLRLHPDQLGYVIEHAEDRVLLVDSTLLGLLGQVRERLGTVRHVVVIGDFSGDVSGDVSGDVSGDVSGDVSGDGELPDLPGHIAVHRWDDLLADERPGFAWPTVDERSAAALCYTTGTTGDPKGVAYSHRSIVLHTLGISGGGGAAMGDRDRVLPIVPMFHANAWGWPYAAWLAGADLIMNGRHLHIPDLARIINEEHPTAVAAVPTLWNGLLRHGEEHPLDLSSVRLAGCGGSSPSRALIAAFKERYGVQLIQGWGMTETSPLASWSAPPRQAAENGDDDVDWLVKSGRVMPLVDVRLMGMDGAEQPWDGESVGELQLRGPWVTGSYLHTENTPDRFDDGWLRTGDLGIIEPGGWIVVRDRLKDGIKSGGEWISTVELENAIAEHPDVVEATVVGVPDPTWDERPLAVVALADGAVVTPADLREFLEGRVARWWIPERWTFLEAVPKTSVGKYDKRAVRRMYHDGELPIESDGTADA is encoded by the coding sequence ATGAAGAGCACGATGATGGACCGCGAACTCCAGGTCAGCGACCTGCTGCGGCACGGGCAGCGGGTGCACGCGAGCAGCCGCGTGGTGCGCTGCTCGCAGGACGGCTCGGAGCACGGAACCTTCGCCGAGACCGCCGAGACGGCCGAGCTGCTGGCCGCCGCCCTCTCCCGGCTCGGCGTCGGTCGCGGCGACCGCGTCGCCACCCTGGCCTGGAACACCCCCGAGCACCTGGCCGCCTACTTCGCGATCCCCTCCATGGGCGCCGTCCTGCACACCCTGAACCTGCGCCTCCACCCCGACCAGCTCGGCTACGTCATCGAGCACGCCGAGGACCGCGTCCTGCTGGTGGACTCCACCCTGCTGGGCCTGCTCGGCCAGGTCCGGGAGCGGCTCGGCACCGTCCGGCACGTCGTGGTCATCGGCGACTTCAGCGGCGATGTCAGCGGCGATGTCAGCGGCGATGTCAGCGGCGACGTCAGCGGCGATGTCAGCGGTGACGGTGAACTGCCGGATCTGCCCGGCCACATCGCCGTACACCGCTGGGACGACCTGCTCGCCGACGAGCGGCCCGGTTTCGCGTGGCCGACGGTCGACGAACGTTCCGCCGCCGCCCTGTGCTACACCACCGGCACCACCGGCGACCCCAAGGGCGTTGCGTACAGCCACCGTTCGATCGTGCTGCACACGCTCGGCATCTCGGGCGGCGGTGGCGCCGCGATGGGCGACCGCGACCGGGTGCTGCCGATCGTGCCGATGTTCCACGCCAACGCCTGGGGCTGGCCGTACGCCGCCTGGTTGGCCGGTGCCGACCTCATCATGAACGGCCGTCACCTGCACATCCCCGACTTGGCCCGCATCATCAACGAGGAACATCCCACCGCCGTCGCTGCCGTCCCCACCCTCTGGAACGGCCTCCTCCGTCACGGTGAGGAGCACCCTCTCGACCTCTCCTCCGTCCGGCTGGCCGGCTGCGGCGGCTCCAGCCCCTCACGCGCCCTGATCGCCGCGTTCAAGGAGCGCTACGGCGTCCAGCTCATCCAGGGCTGGGGCATGACCGAGACCAGCCCGCTCGCCAGCTGGTCGGCCCCGCCGCGCCAGGCGGCCGAGAACGGGGACGACGACGTCGACTGGCTGGTCAAGAGCGGCCGGGTCATGCCACTGGTCGACGTCCGCCTCATGGGCATGGACGGCGCCGAGCAGCCCTGGGACGGGGAGTCGGTCGGCGAACTCCAGCTGCGCGGGCCGTGGGTGACCGGTTCCTATCTGCACACCGAGAACACCCCCGACAGGTTCGACGACGGCTGGCTGCGCACCGGAGACCTCGGCATCATCGAGCCGGGCGGCTGGATCGTCGTACGCGACCGGCTCAAGGACGGCATCAAGAGCGGCGGCGAGTGGATCTCCACGGTCGAGCTGGAGAACGCCATCGCCGAGCACCCGGACGTGGTCGAGGCCACCGTCGTCGGTGTACCCGACCCCACGTGGGACGAGCGCCCGCTGGCTGTCGTCGCCCTCGCCGACGGTGCCGTCGTCACCCCCGCCGATCTGCGGGAGTTCCTGGAGGGACGGGTGGCTCGATGGTGGATCCCGGAGCGCTGGACGTTCCTGGAGGCGGTCCCCAAGACCAGTGTCGGCAAGTATGACAAGCGCGCCGTGCGGCGGATGTACCACGACGGCGAGCTGCCCATCGAGAGCGATGGGACGGCGGACGCGTGA
- a CDS encoding crotonase/enoyl-CoA hydratase family protein, with protein sequence MPDGAPPATLERRGTTALITLNRPDALNAVNSEVSAAVGAALEEFAADPDLRVAVVTGAGRAFCAGMDLKEAAAGRDVLDPRHPEWGFAGLVRHPLDKPLIAAVNGPALGGGAEIVLACDLVVADENATIGQPEVRHGLFPAAGGVLRLQQRVPRNIALEIALTGAPLDAATAARWGLVNRVAPAGKSVDVALELAEQVAAGAPLALRAVKHLMTYGENADEARAWAENDRVWQEISASHDALEGPRAFTEKRAPRWTGR encoded by the coding sequence ATGCCGGACGGAGCACCGCCGGCCACGCTGGAACGGCGTGGCACCACCGCTCTGATCACCCTCAACCGACCTGATGCCCTGAACGCGGTGAACTCCGAGGTCTCCGCCGCCGTCGGCGCGGCCCTGGAGGAGTTCGCCGCCGACCCGGACCTGCGGGTCGCGGTGGTCACCGGTGCCGGGCGCGCCTTCTGCGCCGGCATGGACCTCAAGGAGGCGGCGGCCGGCCGGGACGTCCTGGATCCACGGCACCCCGAGTGGGGCTTCGCGGGCCTGGTCCGCCATCCGCTCGACAAGCCGCTGATCGCCGCCGTCAACGGCCCGGCGCTCGGCGGCGGCGCCGAGATCGTCCTCGCCTGCGACCTCGTCGTCGCCGACGAGAATGCCACGATCGGCCAGCCCGAGGTGCGCCACGGTCTCTTCCCGGCCGCCGGTGGTGTGCTGCGGCTCCAGCAGCGCGTTCCGCGCAACATCGCCCTGGAGATCGCCCTCACCGGCGCTCCCCTCGACGCCGCCACGGCCGCCCGCTGGGGCCTGGTCAACCGGGTCGCACCGGCCGGCAAGTCGGTCGACGTCGCCCTGGAGCTGGCCGAACAGGTGGCGGCCGGGGCGCCCCTGGCCCTGCGCGCCGTCAAGCACCTCATGACCTACGGCGAGAACGCCGACGAGGCGCGGGCCTGGGCGGAGAACGACCGCGTCTGGCAGGAGATCAGCGCGAGCCACGACGCGCTGGAAGGCCCGCGCGCGTTCACGGAGAAGCGTGCACCGCGCTGGACCGGCCGCTGA
- a CDS encoding acetyl-CoA C-acyltransferase — protein MNDAVIVDVVRTASGKGKPGGALSGHHPVDLLATVLAALVERNGLDPALVDDVIGGCVSQSGEQALNITRTALLAAGFPESVPATTVDRQCGSSQQAGHFAAQGVLAGAYDIVIACGVESMSRVPLGASAAGADTSGEGLRRRYPDGLIPQGLSAELLAVRWKLERDELDAFAARSHQRASATAETGGFANEIIPVGGHTADETVRATTTAEGLAALKPAFTGVPGAERFPEIDWRITPGNSSPLTDGASAALIMSAAAAERLGLRPRARFHSFAVTGSDPLLMLDGVVPATRKVLERSGLSLDAIDAYEVNEAFAPVPLVWQREFGADPERLNPRGGAIALGHPLGASGTRLLATLVNHLEATGGRYGLQTMCEGAGMANATITERL, from the coding sequence ATGAACGACGCCGTCATCGTCGACGTGGTGCGCACCGCGTCCGGCAAGGGCAAGCCCGGTGGCGCCCTGTCCGGCCACCACCCCGTCGACCTCCTGGCCACGGTGCTCGCCGCACTCGTCGAGCGCAACGGCCTCGACCCGGCCCTGGTCGACGACGTGATCGGCGGCTGTGTCTCGCAGTCCGGCGAACAGGCCCTCAACATCACCCGTACCGCGCTGCTGGCGGCCGGCTTCCCCGAGTCGGTGCCGGCGACGACCGTCGACCGGCAGTGCGGCTCCAGCCAGCAGGCGGGCCACTTCGCGGCGCAAGGCGTGCTGGCGGGGGCGTACGACATCGTGATCGCCTGCGGAGTGGAGTCGATGAGCCGGGTGCCGCTGGGCGCGAGCGCGGCCGGCGCCGACACCTCCGGTGAGGGGCTGCGCCGCCGTTACCCGGACGGCTTGATCCCGCAGGGGCTGTCCGCCGAACTCCTGGCAGTGCGTTGGAAGTTGGAGCGCGATGAGCTGGACGCCTTCGCCGCCCGCTCCCACCAGCGCGCCTCGGCGACCGCAGAAACGGGCGGCTTCGCGAACGAGATCATCCCGGTCGGCGGCCACACAGCGGACGAGACCGTCCGGGCGACGACCACCGCCGAGGGCCTGGCCGCGCTCAAGCCCGCGTTCACCGGGGTGCCCGGCGCCGAGCGTTTCCCGGAGATCGACTGGCGTATCACGCCCGGCAACTCCTCCCCGCTCACCGACGGCGCCTCCGCCGCCCTCATCATGAGCGCGGCCGCCGCCGAGCGTCTCGGTCTGCGCCCGCGGGCCCGCTTCCACTCCTTCGCGGTCACCGGCTCCGACCCGCTACTGATGCTCGACGGAGTCGTCCCGGCCACCCGCAAGGTCCTCGAACGCTCCGGGCTGTCCCTCGACGCCATAGACGCGTACGAGGTCAACGAGGCCTTCGCCCCCGTACCGCTGGTGTGGCAGCGGGAGTTCGGGGCCGACCCCGAGCGCCTGAACCCGCGCGGCGGCGCCATCGCCCTCGGTCACCCGCTCGGCGCTTCCGGTACGCGACTGCTCGCCACACTCGTGAACCACCTGGAGGCGACGGGCGGACGCTACGGTCTTCAGACCATGTGCGAGGGCGCCGGCATGGCCAACGCCACGATCACCGAACGACTCTGA
- a CDS encoding LLM class F420-dependent oxidoreductase — MRLGLSMGHWGRDGGAEPLRLALEAERLGYDVVWAAEAYGSDAVTVLSWLAARTTRIGLGSAVMQIPARTPAMTGMTAATLDALSEGRFHLGLGVSGPQVSAGWHGVAFSKPLARTREYIDVVRAVVHRERLRHEGEHYPLPLSGPDGSPGKPLQLIIHPVRAEIPVYLAAVGPRNIRLAGEIADGWLALFHAPSHADGNLAQLREGRGERGLDGFDVVANVPVSVGDDLDACADRVRDYAALYVGGMGSRETNFYNAQACALGYEKEVRTVQDLYLSGDPKAAATEMPFGFIDETSLLGPVDRIADRLAAFAASGVTTLSVIPYGDTYEEKAATLATVAEALDRANI; from the coding sequence ATGAGACTGGGCCTGAGCATGGGCCACTGGGGCCGCGACGGCGGCGCCGAACCGCTGCGGCTGGCCCTGGAGGCGGAACGCCTCGGCTACGACGTCGTGTGGGCGGCGGAGGCGTACGGCTCGGACGCCGTCACCGTGCTGTCCTGGCTCGCCGCCCGGACGACGCGCATCGGCCTCGGCTCGGCGGTGATGCAGATCCCGGCCCGCACCCCGGCGATGACCGGTATGACGGCCGCGACCCTGGACGCCCTCTCGGAGGGCCGTTTCCACCTCGGCCTCGGCGTCTCGGGCCCGCAGGTCTCGGCCGGCTGGCACGGCGTCGCGTTCTCCAAGCCGCTGGCCCGCACCCGCGAGTACATCGACGTCGTACGAGCCGTCGTACACCGCGAACGACTCCGTCATGAGGGCGAGCACTACCCCCTGCCCCTGTCAGGCCCCGACGGCAGCCCAGGCAAGCCGCTCCAGCTGATCATCCACCCCGTCCGGGCGGAGATCCCCGTCTATCTGGCGGCTGTCGGGCCGCGCAACATCCGGCTCGCCGGCGAGATCGCGGACGGCTGGTTGGCCCTCTTCCACGCGCCGTCCCACGCGGACGGCAACCTCGCGCAGCTGCGCGAGGGACGCGGCGAGCGCGGGCTCGACGGCTTCGACGTCGTCGCGAACGTGCCGGTGTCGGTCGGGGACGACCTCGACGCCTGCGCCGACCGGGTGCGCGACTACGCGGCGCTGTACGTCGGCGGCATGGGAAGCCGGGAGACGAACTTCTACAACGCCCAGGCGTGCGCGCTCGGTTACGAGAAGGAGGTCCGGACCGTCCAGGACCTCTACCTCTCCGGTGACCCCAAGGCGGCGGCCACCGAGATGCCGTTCGGGTTCATCGACGAGACCAGCCTGCTCGGACCGGTGGACCGGATCGCCGACCGCCTCGCCGCCTTCGCCGCGAGCGGGGTCACCACCCTGTCCGTCATCCCGTACGGCGACACCTACGAGGAGAAGGCGGCCACGCTCGCCACCGTCGCCGAAGCGCTCGACCGCGCGAACATCTGA
- a CDS encoding CaiB/BaiF CoA-transferase family protein has protein sequence MSTPRRQPACGPLAGLRVLEIASMAPAPFACTLLADLGAEVLRVDRASDVDPETYRSTDPLARGRRSIAVDLKHPDGAALVRRLASTADVLVEGFRPGVAERLGIGPEDCRAVNRRLVYGRMTGWGQTGPLAPRAGHDITYAAVSGALGLIGPHDRPPVPPVNLVGDFGGGGMLLAVGVLAALYERERSGRGQVVDAAMADGAALLTTALHGLRAAGQWPGGRGENLLDGGAPFYTTYETADGGYVAVGPLEEKFYAQLLDGLGLADDPDLPAQYDRVRWPELRQWLAAVFKERTRDEWTAVFEHTDACVAPVLSPWEAHNHPHNAARSVFTESGGMRQPAPAPRFERTPGEIQGPPPVPGQDSRTALADWGVDVNEADYLLAAAAVVQHPHTGENTGENTGEKR, from the coding sequence GTGAGCACCCCCCGAAGGCAGCCTGCGTGCGGCCCGCTGGCCGGTCTGCGCGTGCTGGAGATCGCCAGCATGGCCCCGGCCCCCTTCGCCTGCACCCTGCTCGCCGATCTCGGCGCGGAAGTACTGCGCGTCGACCGGGCCTCGGACGTCGACCCGGAGACGTACCGCTCCACCGACCCCCTGGCGCGCGGGCGGCGCTCGATCGCCGTCGACCTCAAGCACCCCGACGGCGCCGCCCTGGTCAGACGGCTCGCCAGCACCGCGGACGTACTGGTGGAGGGCTTCCGCCCCGGCGTCGCCGAGCGCCTGGGCATCGGGCCCGAGGACTGCCGCGCCGTCAACCGGCGTCTGGTGTACGGGCGGATGACCGGCTGGGGGCAGACCGGACCGCTCGCCCCGCGCGCCGGGCACGACATCACCTACGCCGCCGTCTCCGGCGCCCTCGGCCTGATCGGCCCGCACGACCGGCCGCCGGTGCCCCCGGTGAACCTCGTCGGGGACTTCGGCGGGGGAGGGATGCTGCTGGCGGTGGGCGTCCTCGCCGCGCTGTACGAACGGGAGCGTTCGGGCCGGGGCCAGGTCGTCGACGCCGCCATGGCCGACGGAGCCGCGCTGCTCACCACCGCGCTGCACGGGCTGCGCGCGGCGGGCCAGTGGCCGGGCGGCCGGGGCGAGAACCTCCTCGACGGCGGGGCGCCCTTCTACACGACGTACGAGACCGCCGACGGCGGGTACGTGGCGGTCGGCCCGCTGGAGGAGAAGTTCTACGCCCAGCTCCTGGACGGCCTCGGCCTGGCGGACGACCCGGACCTGCCCGCGCAGTACGACCGCGTGCGCTGGCCCGAGCTACGGCAGTGGCTGGCCGCCGTGTTCAAGGAGCGCACGCGCGACGAGTGGACGGCCGTCTTCGAGCACACCGACGCCTGCGTGGCCCCCGTACTGAGTCCCTGGGAAGCCCACAACCACCCGCACAACGCGGCCCGTTCGGTCTTCACCGAGTCGGGAGGGATGCGCCAGCCCGCGCCGGCGCCCCGCTTCGAGCGCACGCCGGGGGAGATCCAGGGGCCGCCGCCGGTGCCGGGGCAGGACAGCCGTACCGCTCTCGCGGATTGGGGAGTCGACGTGAACGAAGCCGACTACCTGCTCGCCGCAGCAGCGGTCGTCCAGCACCCGCACACAGGCGAGAACACCGGTGAGAACACAGGAGAGAAGCGATGA
- a CDS encoding acyl-CoA dehydrogenase family protein has translation MAIDFTLEPELDELRERTAEFIRATVFPAEVEMLRGPGAPDDTLRRTLQRGARDAGVFAPTVPKELGGLGLDLRGQSVILQEAGYSLLGPLALHCAAPDEGNMLLLEKVADATQRDRFLKPLAAGDVRSCFAMTEPAPGAGSDPSQLTTVARRTDVGWVLDGRKWFITGADGAAFAIVMARTSTGTEPTATMFLVPADTPGFRIVRHVPSLDQGFTGGHCEIELEGCEVGDDAVLGEVDKGFAYAQVRLAPARLTHCMRWLGLARRAHDLALGYAAERTAFGSRLGELGMVQQQLADNEIDLAASRALIREAAWTLDLGGQGRSGKHESSVAKTFTAEAVGRIVDRAVQVCGALGISGDLPLAAYLREVRPFRIYDGPSETHRWSIARRALRTFEGAGR, from the coding sequence ATGGCGATCGATTTCACCCTTGAGCCCGAACTCGATGAACTCCGCGAGAGAACCGCCGAGTTCATCCGGGCAACCGTGTTCCCCGCCGAGGTGGAGATGCTGCGGGGGCCGGGCGCGCCCGACGACACCCTGCGCCGCACGCTCCAGCGGGGCGCCCGTGATGCCGGGGTCTTCGCCCCGACCGTCCCGAAGGAGCTCGGGGGCCTCGGCCTCGATCTGCGCGGGCAGTCCGTGATCCTGCAGGAGGCCGGGTACAGCCTGCTCGGCCCGCTCGCCCTGCACTGCGCGGCGCCGGACGAGGGCAACATGCTGCTGCTGGAGAAGGTCGCCGACGCGACACAGCGCGACCGCTTCCTGAAGCCGCTCGCAGCCGGGGACGTACGGTCCTGCTTCGCGATGACCGAACCAGCCCCGGGCGCCGGTTCGGACCCCTCACAGTTGACCACCGTCGCCCGCCGGACGGACGTCGGCTGGGTGCTGGACGGCCGCAAGTGGTTCATCACCGGCGCCGACGGAGCCGCCTTCGCCATCGTCATGGCGCGGACCAGCACGGGTACGGAGCCGACGGCGACCATGTTTCTCGTACCGGCGGACACCCCCGGGTTCCGCATCGTCCGGCACGTCCCGAGTCTCGACCAGGGATTCACCGGCGGGCACTGCGAAATCGAGCTGGAGGGCTGCGAGGTCGGTGACGACGCCGTCCTCGGCGAGGTCGACAAGGGTTTCGCCTACGCGCAGGTGCGGCTGGCCCCGGCCCGGCTCACGCACTGCATGCGCTGGCTCGGCCTCGCCCGCCGGGCGCACGACCTCGCCCTCGGCTATGCGGCCGAGCGCACCGCCTTCGGCAGCCGGCTCGGCGAACTGGGCATGGTCCAGCAGCAGTTGGCGGACAACGAGATCGACCTCGCCGCCTCCCGCGCCCTGATCCGCGAGGCCGCCTGGACCCTCGACCTGGGAGGCCAGGGTCGCTCCGGCAAGCACGAGTCGTCCGTGGCCAAGACCTTCACCGCCGAGGCCGTCGGCCGGATCGTCGACCGCGCGGTCCAGGTGTGCGGCGCGCTCGGCATCTCCGGAGACCTTCCCCTGGCGGCGTACCTGCGCGAGGTGCGCCCCTTCCGCATCTACGACGGTCCGTCCGAGACCCACCGCTGGTCGATCGCCCGCCGGGCGCTGCGCACATTCGAAGGAGCCGGCCGATGA
- a CDS encoding 3-hydroxyacyl-CoA dehydrogenase, translating to MDIAGSVALITGGASGLGLATARRLLDAGASVVLADLPSSDGKAVAAELGDRAVFAPTDVTSEADVAAALDAASALGELRIAVNCAGIGTAARTLGKKGPFPLADFTRTIQINLVGTFNVIRLAAERMAAQEPVAGGEERGIIVNTASVAAYDGQIGQAAYSASKGGVVGLTLPVARDLASSRIRVMTIAPGLFETPMLVGLPEEAKASLGAQVPHPSRLGRPAEYAALVQHIAENPMLNGEVIRLDGAIRMAPR from the coding sequence ATGGACATCGCAGGTAGCGTCGCACTCATCACCGGTGGCGCCTCGGGCCTCGGCCTCGCCACGGCCCGACGGCTGCTCGACGCCGGAGCGTCGGTGGTACTCGCCGACCTTCCCTCCTCCGACGGCAAGGCGGTCGCCGCCGAACTGGGCGACCGGGCCGTCTTCGCACCCACCGACGTCACCTCGGAAGCCGACGTCGCCGCCGCCCTCGACGCGGCGTCGGCACTTGGCGAGCTGCGGATCGCCGTCAACTGCGCCGGCATCGGCACCGCCGCCCGCACCCTCGGCAAGAAGGGCCCCTTCCCCCTGGCCGACTTCACCCGCACCATCCAGATCAACCTCGTCGGCACCTTCAACGTCATCCGGCTGGCGGCTGAGCGCATGGCCGCGCAGGAGCCGGTCGCGGGCGGCGAGGAGCGCGGCATCATCGTCAACACCGCCTCCGTGGCGGCGTACGACGGACAGATCGGGCAGGCCGCGTACTCCGCTTCCAAGGGCGGCGTGGTCGGCCTCACGCTGCCCGTTGCCCGGGACCTGGCGAGCAGCCGCATCCGCGTCATGACCATCGCCCCGGGACTGTTCGAGACGCCGATGCTCGTCGGTCTGCCCGAGGAGGCGAAGGCCTCGCTCGGCGCGCAGGTCCCGCACCCCAGCCGCCTGGGCCGCCCCGCCGAGTACGCCGCCCTCGTCCAGCACATCGCCGAGAACCCGATGCTCAATGGCGAGGTAATCCGGCTCGACGGCGCCATCCGCATGGCTCCCCGCTGA